In a single window of the Pongo abelii isolate AG06213 chromosome 1, NHGRI_mPonAbe1-v2.0_pri, whole genome shotgun sequence genome:
- the CDK18 gene encoding cyclin-dependent kinase 18, giving the protein MIMNKMKNFKRRFSLSVPRTETIEESLAEFTEQFNQLHNRRNEDLQLGPLGRDPLQECSTFSPTDSGEEPGQLSPGVQFQRRQNQRRFSMEDVSKRLSLPMDIRLPQEFLQKLQMESPDLPKPLSRMSRRASLSDIGFGKLETYVKLDKLGEGTYATVFKGRSKLTENLVALKEIRLEHEEGAPCTAIREVSLLKNLKHANIVTLHDLIHTDRSLTLVFEYLDSDLKQYLDHCGNLMSMHNVKIFMFQLLRGLAYCHHRKILHRDLKPQNLLINERGELKLADFGLARAKSVPTKTYSNEVVTLWYRPPDVLLGSTEYSTPIDMWGVGCIHYEMATGRPLFPGSTVKEELHLIFRLLGTPTEETWPGVTAFSEFRTYSFPRYLPQPLISHAPRLDTDGIQLLSSLLLYESKSRMSAEAALSHPYFRSLGERVHQLEDTASIFSLKEIQLQKDPGYRGLAFQQPGRGKNRRQSIF; this is encoded by the exons ATGATCATGAACAAGATGAAGAACTTTAAGCGCCGTTTCTCCCTGTCAGTGCCCCGCACTGAGACCATTGAAGAATCCTTGGCTGAATTCACGGAGCAATTCAACCAGCTCCACAACCGGCGGAATGAGG ACTTGCAGCTCGGTCCTCTTGGCAGAGACCCCCTGCAGGAGTGCAGCACCTTCTCCCCAACAGACAGCGGGGAGGAGCCGGGGCAGCTGTCCCCTGGCGTGCAGTTCCAGCGGCGGCAGAACCAGCGCCGCTTCTCCATGGAG GACGTCAGCAAGAGGCTCTCTCTGCCCATGGATATCCGCCTGCCCCAGGAATTCCTACAGAAGCTACAGATGGAGAGCCCAGATCTGCCCAAGCCGCTCAGCCGCATGTCCCGCCGGGCCTCCCTG TCAGACATTGGCTTTGGGAAACTGGAAACATACGTGAAACTGGACAAACTGGGAGAG GGCACCTATGCCACAGTCTTCAAAGGGCGCAGCAAACTGACGGAGAACCTCGTGGCCCTGAAAGAGATCCGGCTGGAGCATGAGGAGGGAGCGCCCTGCACTGCCATCCGAGAGG TGTCTCTGCTGAAGAACCTGAAGCATGCCAATATTGTGACCCTGCACGACCTCATCCACACAGATCGGTCCCTCACCCTGGTGTTTGAGTACCTG GACAGTGACCTGAAGCAGTATCTGGACCACTGTGGGAACCTCATGAGCATGCACAACGTCAAG atTTTCATGTTCCAGCTGCTCCGGGGCCTCGCCTACTGTCACCACCGCAAGATCCTGCACCGGGACCTGAAGCCCCAGAACCTGCTCATCAACGAGAGGGGGGAGCTGAAGCTGGCCGACTTTG GACTGGCCAGGGCCAAGTCAGTGCCTACAAAGACTTACTCCAATGAGGTGGTGACCCTGTGGTACAGGCCCCCCGATGTGCTGCTGGGATCCACAGAGTACTCCACCCCCATTGATATGTG GGGCGTGGGCTGCATCCACTACGAGATGGCCACAGGGAGGCCCCTCTTCCCGGGCTCCACAGTCAAGGAGGAGCTGCACCTCATCTTTCGCCTCCTCG GGACCCCCACAGAAGAGACGTGGCCCGGCGTGACCGCCTTCTCCGAGTTCCGCACCTACAGCTTCCCCCGCTACCTTCCGCAGCCGCTCATCAGCCACGCGCCCAG GTTGGATACGGATGGCATCCAACTCCTGAGCAGCCTGCTCCTG TATGAATCCAAGAGTCGCATGTCAGCAGAAGCTGCCCTGAGTCACCCCTACTTCCGGTCTCTGGGAGAGCGTGTGCACCAGCTTGAAGACA CTGCCTCCATCTTCTCCCTGAAGGAGATCCAGCTCCAGAAGGACCCAGGCTACCGAGGCTTGGCCTTCCAGCAGCCAG GACGAGGCAAGAACAGGCGGCAGAGCATCTTCTGA